A window from Pokkaliibacter sp. MBI-7 encodes these proteins:
- a CDS encoding ketosteroid isomerase-related protein — protein MTAVELIQSYYAAFNAADMEAFLALLDDEVVHDINQGQRQVGKVAFADFMMHMNRCYREQLTDIVVMASADGQRAAAEFVVHGEYLASDEGLPAASGQRYVLPAGAFFEIRANKVARVTNYYNLNDWTAQVGG, from the coding sequence ATGACCGCAGTGGAACTGATCCAGTCTTACTACGCCGCTTTCAATGCTGCCGATATGGAGGCCTTTCTGGCGCTGCTGGATGATGAAGTGGTGCACGACATCAATCAGGGCCAGCGGCAGGTCGGCAAGGTCGCCTTTGCCGACTTCATGATGCATATGAACCGCTGTTACCGCGAACAGCTGACAGACATCGTGGTGATGGCCTCTGCTGATGGCCAGCGTGCTGCCGCCGAGTTTGTGGTGCATGGCGAGTATCTGGCCAGTGATGAAGGTCTGCCTGCCGCCAGTGGCCAGCGCTACGTCTTGCCTGCCGGCGCCTTCTTTGAGATTCGTGCTAATAAGGTGGCAAGAGTGACAAACTACTATAATCTCAACGACTGGACGGCTCAGGTCGGCGGCTGA
- a CDS encoding glyoxylate/hydroxypyruvate reductase A: protein MLYLYVDSDREIWQESLQLKLPLDVVAWPHSVDAEQVEYVAAWNPPDGFFAPFTHLKGIFALGAGLDRFHKRDDIAPGTPLIRLTDAGMAQQMLEYVLHGILHFQRDFDRYLQQQEQNIWQSWPYRSARELRVSVLGLGELGGHVAQVLAQLGYQVQGWSRTPKHLEGITTCHGMAALPNLLQHTDVLVSILPSTPETRGLLNADTLILLPRGAVVINAGRGDLIELRALIDQLDSGHLRGAQLDVFPQEPLTAENPIWQHPKLIITPHVAAATLVEEATSQIASKLAQWQQGQSVAGLVTKAAV from the coding sequence ATGCTCTATCTTTACGTGGATTCAGACCGTGAAATCTGGCAGGAAAGTTTGCAGCTCAAACTTCCGCTTGACGTCGTGGCCTGGCCTCACAGTGTCGACGCAGAGCAGGTCGAATACGTCGCTGCCTGGAATCCGCCGGACGGCTTTTTTGCTCCCTTCACTCATCTGAAAGGCATCTTTGCGCTGGGTGCCGGGCTGGACCGCTTTCATAAACGCGATGATATCGCCCCTGGCACACCGCTGATCCGCCTGACCGATGCCGGCATGGCGCAGCAGATGCTCGAATATGTCCTGCACGGCATTCTGCATTTTCAGCGTGATTTTGACCGTTACCTGCAGCAGCAGGAGCAGAATATCTGGCAGTCCTGGCCTTATCGCAGTGCCCGCGAGCTGCGCGTGTCGGTGCTGGGGCTGGGTGAGCTGGGTGGCCATGTAGCCCAGGTGCTGGCGCAGCTGGGCTATCAGGTGCAGGGCTGGAGCCGCACGCCCAAGCATCTGGAAGGTATCACCACCTGCCATGGCATGGCGGCCTTGCCCAACCTGTTGCAGCACACCGATGTGCTGGTCAGCATCCTGCCTTCTACCCCGGAAACACGCGGCCTGCTGAATGCCGATACGCTGATTCTGCTACCCAGAGGCGCAGTGGTGATCAATGCCGGACGTGGCGATCTGATCGAGCTGCGGGCGCTGATCGATCAGCTCGACAGTGGCCATCTGCGCGGCGCCCAGCTGGATGTGTTCCCGCAGGAACCACTGACCGCCGAAAACCCTATCTGGCAACACCCGAAACTGATCATTACTCCCCATGTGGCGGCGGCCACACTGGTAGAAGAAGCCACCAGTCAGATTGCCAGCAAGCTGGCACAGTGGCAGCAGGGTCAGAGTGTGGCCGGGCTGGTCACCAAGGCGGCTGTCTGA
- a CDS encoding LysR substrate-binding domain-containing protein: MRITLRQLQVFAAIARKGSVSAAADQIGLTQSAASMALAELEGHLGAPLFDRQGRRLRLSPLGETQLSLAETILGQVENFEQGGKREVAGPFTISASMTIGSYLLPRMALDFLALYPKVDLKLRLRNSSDVLGSLLNLDADIGLIEGLCREPRLAYVPWRQDRLFLVAASDSPWAEFAGKPERLLQAPWILRESGSGTRAVLEQVLGNDRNRLHVRLELAHHEAIKQAVLAGLGVGCLSELAVQEDLQNGRLVDLAWPELDLSRSLSLVWWPERFLSSPARALIDSLGLTAAVEAWQPPTGKITML, encoded by the coding sequence ATGCGCATTACCCTGCGCCAACTTCAGGTATTCGCCGCCATTGCCCGCAAAGGCAGTGTCAGTGCCGCCGCCGACCAGATCGGTCTGACCCAGTCCGCCGCCAGCATGGCGCTGGCCGAGCTGGAGGGTCATCTGGGGGCACCGTTATTTGACCGTCAGGGGCGTCGTCTGCGTCTGAGCCCGCTGGGTGAAACCCAGCTGTCACTGGCGGAGACCATTCTCGGTCAGGTGGAAAACTTCGAGCAGGGTGGCAAGCGGGAGGTGGCAGGGCCGTTCACCATCTCCGCCAGTATGACCATCGGTAGTTATCTGCTGCCACGTATGGCACTGGATTTTCTCGCGCTCTATCCCAAGGTCGATCTGAAACTGCGCCTGCGTAACAGCTCTGATGTGCTCGGTTCGCTGCTGAATCTGGATGCCGACATTGGCCTGATCGAGGGCTTGTGCCGTGAACCCCGGCTGGCCTACGTGCCCTGGCGGCAGGACCGGCTGTTTCTGGTGGCCGCCAGCGACAGCCCCTGGGCCGAATTCGCCGGCAAGCCGGAACGCCTGCTGCAGGCACCGTGGATCCTGCGTGAATCGGGCTCCGGTACCCGTGCGGTGTTGGAACAGGTACTGGGTAACGACCGCAACCGCCTGCATGTAAGGTTGGAATTGGCCCACCACGAGGCCATAAAACAGGCGGTACTGGCGGGACTTGGCGTCGGTTGTTTGTCGGAACTGGCGGTGCAGGAAGATCTGCAGAACGGTCGTCTGGTGGATCTGGCGTGGCCAGAGCTGGACCTCAGCCGTTCGCTGTCACTGGTCTGGTGGCCAGAGCGTTTCCTCAGCTCACCGGCCCGCGCTCTGATCGACTCACTGGGCCTCACCGCCGCAGTGGAAGCCTGGCAGCCACCGACCGGCAAGATCACCATGCTTTAA
- a CDS encoding LysE/ArgO family amino acid transporter: MDIIAYWQGITVSAVLIVAIGAQNAWVLGQSIRGQHVVQTTLFCIVSDWLLIAMGVFGVGQTLARSPVLSQVAAWLGVAFLLIYGLQSWRRALFQQEELHIDSHGQLSQSRWAALGTTFIVTWLNPHAWLDTLVLLGGLASQLQAHSRGGFTLGAMTLSCLWFCALSLLGRWLAPWFARAWTWKLLDALVGTMMLSLAWSLLRSVLLP; encoded by the coding sequence ATGGATATCATCGCTTACTGGCAGGGAATAACCGTCAGTGCCGTGCTGATTGTCGCTATCGGCGCTCAGAATGCCTGGGTGCTGGGGCAGAGTATTCGCGGTCAGCATGTCGTGCAGACGACCCTGTTTTGCATTGTCAGCGACTGGCTGCTGATCGCCATGGGCGTGTTCGGCGTCGGCCAGACACTGGCACGTTCTCCCGTACTGTCACAGGTTGCAGCCTGGCTGGGCGTCGCCTTTCTGCTGATTTATGGTCTGCAAAGCTGGCGGCGGGCCCTGTTCCAGCAGGAAGAACTGCATATCGACAGCCACGGCCAGCTCAGCCAGAGTCGCTGGGCAGCTCTGGGCACCACCTTTATCGTCACCTGGCTGAATCCACACGCCTGGCTGGATACGCTGGTGCTGCTCGGCGGGCTGGCCAGCCAGCTGCAGGCACACAGCCGCGGCGGCTTTACTCTCGGCGCCATGACCCTGTCCTGCCTGTGGTTCTGCGCCCTGAGCCTGCTCGGTCGCTGGCTGGCCCCCTGGTTTGCCCGTGCCTGGACGTGGAAGTTACTGGATGCGCTGGTCGGTACCATGATGCTGAGTCTGGCCTGGTCACTACTGCGCTCTGTACTGCTGCCCTGA
- a CDS encoding LysR family transcriptional regulator ArgP — protein sequence MLDYKLLEALAAVIQQQSFERAADVLCLTQSAVSQRIRLLEERLGQPVLVRSTPIRPTELGQKLFHHVQQVQVLEQSLSTDIRPTTDSYTRLRLAVNADSLAIWLMPVFADLFHEHKVLMELMVEDQDCTLARLKSGEVIGCVSAQDTLVPGCNRLHLGVMDYIWVCTPAFAQRFFASGVNADSLRQAPAVAFDRDDQLHVRFVRQHFNLTAGDIDFHMIPTVEGFIDAIRYGMAYGFVPRSQIRQELASGKLINPTPELKMPVPLYWHHWRLQTPMLARLGSLLEKAARQYLQ from the coding sequence ATGCTGGACTACAAACTGCTGGAAGCCCTGGCGGCGGTGATCCAACAGCAGAGCTTTGAGCGGGCGGCGGATGTGCTGTGCCTGACCCAGTCGGCGGTTTCACAGCGCATCCGGCTGCTGGAGGAGCGGCTGGGGCAGCCGGTGCTGGTGCGCTCGACGCCGATCCGGCCGACGGAGCTGGGGCAGAAGCTGTTTCACCATGTGCAGCAGGTACAGGTACTGGAGCAGTCCCTGTCCACCGATATTCGTCCGACCACTGACAGCTACACCCGCCTGCGTCTGGCGGTGAATGCCGACAGTCTGGCGATCTGGCTGATGCCGGTGTTTGCCGACCTGTTTCATGAGCACAAGGTGCTGATGGAGCTGATGGTGGAGGATCAGGACTGCACCCTGGCCCGCCTGAAAAGTGGTGAGGTGATCGGTTGCGTCAGCGCTCAGGACACCCTGGTGCCGGGCTGTAACCGGCTGCATCTGGGCGTGATGGACTATATCTGGGTCTGCACACCCGCTTTTGCCCAGCGCTTCTTCGCCAGCGGTGTCAATGCTGACAGCCTGCGGCAGGCCCCGGCGGTCGCCTTTGACCGTGACGACCAGCTGCATGTGCGCTTTGTGCGCCAGCACTTCAACCTCACCGCAGGAGACATCGACTTCCATATGATTCCGACAGTGGAAGGTTTTATCGATGCTATCCGTTACGGCATGGCCTACGGCTTTGTGCCGCGGTCACAGATACGGCAGGAGCTGGCCAGCGGCAAGCTGATCAACCCGACGCCGGAGCTGAAGATGCCGGTGCCGCTGTACTGGCACCACTGGCGCCTGCAAACCCCGATGCTGGCCCGCCTTGGCAGCCTGCTGGAGAAGGCGGCGCGGCAGTATTTGCAGTAA
- a CDS encoding DHA2 family efflux MFS transporter permease subunit — translation MSDNTFRPASLVLATVGLSLATFMQVLDTTIANVALPTIAGNLGVSSEQGTWVITSFAVCNAISLPLTGWLARRMGEVKLFLAAVILFVITSFLCGIAQSMTELVLFRALQGLVAGPLYPMAQTLLLAIYPPMKRGMALSLLAMVAVVAPIIGPIAGGWLTDNYSWPWIFFINLPIGAIAISIVIAQLGKKPEQTVQQPIDYVGLILLVLGVGLLQVVLDKGNDLDWFESREIVIGTAIAVVCLIALVIWELTDDHPIINLRLFKYRNFSFGTLGLVLGYAGFFGINLLLPQWLQTQLGYTAIWAGLAAAPIGILPVFLSPVIGRLGHKVDMRLLAGGSFLVIGTTCFLRASFTTEVDYTHIALVQVLMGLGVALFFMPTTTILLSSLHHREIAEGSGLATFLRVLGGSFASSLTTWIWHRREVFHHAQLTENINAFNPATQQYLQQLGGSSQSHYAQIDHLIEGQAYMMSTVDYFSMMAWVFMGLFLIIWLAKPPFGAKHGGGGGDH, via the coding sequence ATGAGCGATAACACTTTCCGCCCGGCGAGCCTGGTGCTCGCCACGGTGGGGCTGTCGCTGGCGACCTTTATGCAGGTGCTCGACACCACCATCGCCAACGTTGCCCTGCCAACCATCGCCGGTAACCTCGGGGTCAGCTCGGAACAGGGCACCTGGGTCATCACCTCCTTTGCGGTGTGCAACGCCATCTCCCTGCCGCTGACCGGCTGGCTGGCGCGGCGCATGGGTGAGGTGAAACTGTTCCTGGCGGCGGTGATCCTGTTCGTCATCACCTCGTTCCTCTGTGGCATTGCCCAGTCGATGACTGAGCTGGTGCTGTTCCGTGCCCTGCAGGGGCTGGTAGCCGGCCCGCTCTACCCCATGGCGCAGACGCTGCTGCTGGCTATCTATCCGCCGATGAAGCGCGGCATGGCGCTGTCGCTGCTGGCCATGGTGGCGGTGGTGGCGCCGATCATCGGCCCCATCGCCGGTGGCTGGCTGACGGACAACTATTCCTGGCCGTGGATCTTCTTTATCAACCTGCCCATCGGCGCCATCGCTATTTCCATCGTCATTGCCCAGCTCGGCAAGAAGCCGGAGCAGACGGTGCAGCAACCCATCGACTATGTCGGCCTGATTCTGCTGGTGCTGGGGGTCGGGCTGCTGCAGGTGGTGCTGGATAAAGGCAATGATCTGGACTGGTTTGAATCGCGGGAGATTGTGATCGGTACGGCGATAGCGGTGGTCTGCCTGATTGCACTGGTGATCTGGGAGCTGACCGACGATCACCCGATCATCAACCTGCGCCTGTTCAAATACCGCAACTTCAGCTTCGGTACGCTGGGGCTGGTGCTGGGTTATGCGGGCTTCTTCGGCATCAACCTGCTGCTGCCGCAGTGGCTGCAGACCCAGCTGGGTTACACCGCCATCTGGGCCGGTCTGGCTGCCGCACCGATTGGTATCCTGCCGGTGTTCCTGTCGCCGGTGATTGGGCGTCTGGGGCACAAGGTGGATATGCGCCTGCTGGCCGGGGGCTCGTTTCTGGTGATCGGCACCACCTGCTTCCTGCGCGCCAGCTTCACCACTGAGGTCGACTATACCCACATCGCGCTGGTGCAGGTGCTGATGGGGCTGGGGGTGGCGCTGTTCTTTATGCCCACCACCACCATTCTGCTGTCCAGTCTGCATCACCGGGAGATTGCTGAAGGCTCCGGTCTGGCCACCTTCCTGCGGGTACTGGGAGGCAGCTTTGCCTCCTCGCTGACCACCTGGATCTGGCACCGGCGTGAGGTGTTCCACCACGCCCAGCTGACCGAAAACATCAACGCCTTCAACCCGGCTACCCAGCAGTATCTGCAGCAGTTGGGCGGCAGCAGCCAGAGCCACTACGCGCAGATCGATCATCTGATCGAAGGGCAGGCCTACATGATGTCCACAGTGGACTACTTCTCCATGATGGCCTGGGTGTTCATGGGGCTGTTCCTGATCATCTGGCTGGCCAAGCCACCTTTCGGCGCCAAGCATGGCGGTGGGGGCGGCGATCACTGA
- a CDS encoding HlyD family efflux transporter periplasmic adaptor subunit yields MADNTTTTPNASAQAAQPTKRNGKRTLMLSLLVAAVAVGSAGAYFYHESYGRFYEETDDAYVDGNLIQLTPQTAGTVISITADNGDFVEQGQTLVEFDPADTEVALQSSEANLAKAVRQVRGLYSDVDNYKAQLEARKVDVQQAQADYQRRQKLAKGGAISQEELAHARDALSAAERAVTSAKQKLDSALALVDDTHIASHPEVMAAAASLRQAYLNHARSTLVAPVSGYIAQRTVQVGSRVQAGAPLLAVVPLDDVWIDANFKETQLKDMRIGQPVEIHADLYGSDVRYRGTVESLGVGTGSAFSLLPAQNASGNWIKIVQRLPVRIRLQSDNLDKHPLRIGLSTTVTVDLHDQDGPVLAEKAQTKPRYATDVYQHQLSEADALIAQLIHDNGPVAEQVGMTH; encoded by the coding sequence ATGGCTGACAACACTACAACGACTCCCAATGCCTCAGCCCAGGCGGCACAACCCACCAAGCGCAATGGCAAGCGCACGCTGATGCTGAGCCTGCTGGTCGCCGCCGTCGCCGTCGGCAGTGCCGGTGCCTACTTCTATCATGAGAGCTACGGTCGCTTTTATGAGGAAACCGATGACGCCTATGTCGATGGCAACCTGATCCAGCTGACCCCACAGACCGCCGGTACAGTGATCAGCATCACGGCTGACAACGGTGACTTTGTCGAGCAGGGCCAGACCCTGGTGGAATTCGATCCGGCCGATACCGAAGTCGCGCTGCAGAGCTCCGAAGCCAATCTGGCCAAGGCAGTGCGTCAGGTGCGCGGTCTGTACAGCGATGTGGATAACTACAAGGCCCAGCTGGAAGCCCGCAAAGTGGATGTCCAGCAGGCACAGGCCGACTACCAGCGCCGACAGAAACTGGCCAAGGGCGGCGCCATTTCACAGGAAGAACTGGCCCACGCCCGTGATGCCCTGAGTGCCGCCGAACGCGCCGTCACCTCTGCCAAGCAGAAGCTGGACAGCGCTCTGGCACTGGTGGATGACACCCATATTGCCTCTCACCCCGAGGTCATGGCAGCCGCCGCCAGCCTGCGTCAGGCCTATCTCAACCATGCCCGCAGCACGCTGGTGGCACCGGTCAGTGGCTATATCGCCCAGCGCACCGTGCAGGTGGGCAGCCGGGTGCAGGCCGGTGCCCCGCTGCTGGCCGTAGTCCCGCTGGATGATGTCTGGATCGATGCCAACTTCAAGGAAACCCAGCTGAAAGACATGCGCATCGGCCAGCCAGTGGAAATCCATGCCGATCTCTACGGCAGTGATGTGCGCTATCGCGGTACGGTGGAAAGCCTCGGCGTCGGCACCGGCAGCGCCTTCTCGCTGCTGCCGGCGCAAAACGCCAGCGGCAACTGGATCAAGATCGTCCAGCGCCTGCCGGTACGCATCCGCCTGCAAAGCGACAATCTCGACAAGCATCCGCTGCGTATCGGACTGTCCACCACCGTCACTGTCGACCTGCATGATCAGGACGGCCCGGTGCTGGCCGAGAAAGCCCAGACCAAACCACGCTACGCCACTGATGTCTACCAGCATCAGCTGAGCGAAGCCGATGCCCTGATTGCCCAGCTGATCCATGACAACGGCCCGGTAGCCGAGCAGGTTGGCATGACCCACTGA
- a CDS encoding efflux transporter outer membrane subunit yields the protein MTLRFSLSALSLALLLSGCASFDGLHTSGKLLDANSLQAGNTLANGQSLSDASWPGSDWWNSLGDQQLDALIAEALTSSPSLQIADARARQASAAVAATDASRQPTLDANAGITRSRAARVDDPTGQGALFGTLRSASLDGSYRFDLWGGERAAWEAALGRARASEVDQQAARLTLAADVARAYNQLGQAYSEQDIAEQDLARTRDMLKLSKQRLDAGLDSEFQLQQTQSLEAAAEAALTATQQDVRSAQIRLAVLLGKGPDRGNDLPKPSLIAPAQVAVPDNLPAELLGRRPDLVAARWRVEAAARDIAATKTTFYPNLNLNAAVGTKSLLGDALFGTASQFFSIGPALSLPVFDGGRLRASLASRDADYDLVVAQYNQTLVNALGDIGDELTRFRSLEQQIEQQQRASDIARRSYDIAMQRYRAGVGNYLDALSVEQQLLQADRQLASLQAERVDTAILLMQSLGGGFQPQSVPVAAAAAPTVR from the coding sequence ATGACCTTACGATTTTCTCTGAGCGCCCTGTCACTGGCCCTGCTGCTCAGTGGTTGTGCCTCTTTCGACGGCCTGCACACCAGCGGCAAGCTGCTCGATGCCAACAGCCTGCAGGCCGGTAACACCCTGGCCAACGGCCAGTCCCTTAGCGATGCCAGCTGGCCTGGCAGTGACTGGTGGAACAGTCTCGGCGACCAGCAGCTGGATGCCCTGATTGCCGAAGCCCTGACCTCCAGCCCCAGTCTGCAGATTGCCGATGCCCGTGCCCGTCAGGCCAGTGCGGCGGTGGCGGCCACCGATGCCTCACGCCAGCCCACGCTGGACGCTAATGCCGGTATCACCCGCTCCCGTGCAGCACGGGTGGACGACCCGACCGGTCAGGGCGCGCTGTTCGGTACCCTGCGCAGCGCCTCGCTGGACGGCAGCTACCGTTTCGACCTGTGGGGCGGTGAGCGCGCTGCCTGGGAAGCTGCTCTGGGCCGCGCCCGCGCCAGCGAAGTGGATCAGCAGGCGGCCCGCCTGACGCTGGCCGCCGATGTGGCTCGCGCCTACAACCAGCTGGGGCAGGCCTATTCTGAGCAGGACATCGCCGAGCAGGATCTGGCCCGTACCCGCGACATGCTGAAACTGTCGAAACAGCGTCTGGATGCCGGTCTCGACAGCGAATTCCAGCTGCAGCAGACCCAAAGCCTGGAAGCGGCTGCCGAAGCCGCCCTGACGGCCACCCAGCAGGATGTCCGTAGTGCCCAGATTCGTCTGGCCGTGCTGCTGGGCAAAGGCCCCGACCGCGGTAACGACCTGCCCAAACCCTCCCTGATTGCGCCAGCTCAGGTAGCCGTGCCCGACAACCTGCCTGCGGAACTGCTGGGTCGTCGCCCTGATCTGGTAGCCGCACGCTGGCGTGTGGAGGCGGCCGCCAGGGACATTGCCGCCACCAAGACCACCTTCTACCCCAATCTCAACCTCAATGCGGCAGTCGGTACCAAATCACTGCTCGGTGATGCGCTGTTTGGCACTGCCAGTCAGTTCTTCAGCATTGGCCCGGCGCTGTCCCTGCCGGTCTTCGACGGTGGCCGCCTGCGTGCCAGTCTGGCCAGCCGTGATGCTGACTACGATCTGGTCGTGGCGCAGTACAACCAGACGCTGGTCAATGCCCTGGGTGACATCGGTGACGAGCTGACCCGCTTCCGCTCGCTGGAGCAACAGATCGAGCAGCAGCAACGCGCCAGTGACATCGCCCGCCGCTCCTATGACATCGCCATGCAGCGCTATCGCGCGGGTGTCGGCAACTATCTGGACGCCCTCAGCGTCGAGCAGCAGTTGCTGCAAGCCGACCGCCAGCTGGCCAGCCTGCAGGCCGAACGTGTCGACACCGCCATTCTGCTGATGCAGTCACTCGGTGGTGGCTTCCAACCTCAATCCGTGCCCGTCGCAGCCGCGGCGGCGCCCACTGTTCGATGA
- a CDS encoding MarR family transcriptional regulator yields MTYFNRDDFACSNQTFGHLIHLLNQVKDRCLEKHLQPYDITTAQFKVLLLMARGNIQNTADLVRTLSIDSGAMTRMLDRLENKELLIRSRSTTDRRQVLLALTPEGRQFAEEIPKIAADALNDLTQALEHSEIDTLHVLLNKMLTVHTPLSATVSED; encoded by the coding sequence ATGACATATTTCAACCGCGATGATTTCGCCTGCAGCAACCAGACCTTTGGGCACCTGATTCATCTGCTCAATCAGGTCAAGGACCGCTGCCTGGAAAAACACCTGCAGCCCTACGACATCACCACGGCCCAGTTCAAGGTGCTGCTGCTGATGGCCCGGGGCAACATCCAGAACACGGCCGATCTGGTCCGCACCCTGTCCATCGACAGTGGCGCCATGACCCGCATGCTCGACCGGCTGGAAAACAAGGAACTGCTGATCCGCTCCCGCAGCACCACTGACCGTCGTCAGGTTCTGCTGGCACTGACACCCGAGGGCAGGCAGTTCGCCGAAGAGATTCCCAAGATTGCCGCTGATGCCCTCAACGACCTGACTCAGGCACTGGAGCACAGCGAGATCGACACCCTGCATGTGCTGCTGAACAAGATGCTGACCGTGCATACCCCACTGTCAGCGACGGTGAGCGAGGACTGA
- a CDS encoding M48 family metallopeptidase, protein MLFFNWQEAARRKTRLLLVLMVLAVIFLSALTVLMLALFEELQRHQGIDALLSSPGLLLTHFTPEQFARVFMGVALVVGVGSAYRIASLSEGGYRIAESLGGRAVRADTDDFYERRLLNVVEEMALASGCSVPGVFVLDNEHGINAFAAGHDLDDAVIAVTRGTLEQLSRDELEGVIAHEFSHIVHGDMRLNIRLMGVVFGITMLAQLGRILLQFGNGARHNLDRNKKDAVPFALFGLGLLLVGFIGGLLASAIRAAISRTREYLADASAVQYTRNTEGIANALKRIGGYELSSHLINPRAAEVSHMLFGAGSLFSMLDLFPSHPTLDERIKRLEPGWKGGYLPERNPLERMTEQMQSRARPQAGSSLHASLAATAAMLASRDLAQPLVAEQQRKTSDTMTTMGAPTEAQHNFARTWLQRLPAPLYQAAHASQQAPLLLLAMLLPADETESQRLIGQLAIPLSDRNDLQQLHAGLVRLADSDRLALAEIALPTLRDSTPNLRQHLLTQVHTLVMADGKVSLFEWALTLMVQHQVDQLDKRRTISSGHRQISQTRNDIHTLLATLCHFSAMHSDDQQAAYNQALQLMRLPPQPLPARASLEQLQGAIRHCGRLLPLAKQKLLQACCQCIEFDGRVNQQEAQALRIIALLCGCPIPPLIYDAVDQQDIRYQPPA, encoded by the coding sequence ATGCTGTTTTTTAACTGGCAGGAAGCCGCCCGTCGCAAAACCCGTCTGCTGCTGGTGCTGATGGTACTGGCGGTGATCTTTCTCAGCGCCCTGACCGTGCTGATGCTGGCACTGTTCGAGGAGCTGCAGCGCCATCAGGGTATCGATGCCCTGCTGAGCAGCCCCGGCCTGCTGCTGACCCACTTCACCCCGGAGCAATTCGCCAGAGTCTTCATGGGTGTCGCTCTGGTGGTGGGGGTCGGCAGTGCCTATCGTATCGCCAGCCTGTCGGAAGGTGGCTATCGCATCGCCGAATCCCTCGGTGGACGCGCGGTACGGGCAGATACCGATGATTTCTACGAGCGTCGTCTGCTCAATGTGGTCGAGGAAATGGCACTGGCGTCAGGCTGCAGCGTGCCCGGTGTTTTCGTACTCGACAACGAACATGGCATCAATGCCTTTGCCGCCGGCCATGACCTGGATGATGCCGTGATCGCCGTGACCCGCGGCACACTGGAACAGCTCAGCCGCGATGAGCTGGAAGGGGTGATCGCCCATGAGTTCAGCCACATCGTCCACGGCGACATGCGTCTCAATATCCGGCTGATGGGAGTAGTGTTCGGCATCACCATGCTGGCCCAGCTGGGGCGGATACTGCTGCAGTTTGGCAACGGTGCCCGCCACAATCTGGATCGCAACAAGAAGGATGCGGTCCCCTTTGCCCTGTTTGGCCTCGGGCTGTTGCTGGTGGGCTTTATCGGTGGCCTGCTGGCCAGCGCCATTCGGGCTGCGATCAGCCGTACCCGCGAATATCTGGCCGATGCCTCGGCGGTGCAGTACACCCGCAATACCGAAGGCATCGCCAATGCGCTCAAACGGATTGGCGGCTATGAGCTGAGCTCCCACCTGATCAACCCCCGAGCCGCCGAAGTCAGCCATATGCTGTTTGGCGCTGGCAGCCTGTTTTCCATGCTGGATCTGTTTCCCTCCCACCCCACTCTGGATGAGCGCATCAAACGCCTTGAACCGGGCTGGAAAGGCGGCTATCTGCCGGAGCGCAACCCGCTTGAACGCATGACCGAGCAGATGCAGAGCCGCGCCCGTCCGCAGGCCGGCTCCTCGCTGCATGCCTCCCTCGCGGCCACGGCAGCGATGCTGGCCAGCCGCGATCTGGCGCAGCCACTGGTCGCCGAACAGCAGCGCAAGACCAGCGATACCATGACCACCATGGGTGCTCCCACCGAAGCGCAGCACAACTTCGCCCGCACCTGGCTGCAACGTCTGCCCGCCCCCCTCTATCAGGCGGCCCATGCCAGTCAGCAGGCACCACTGTTGCTGCTGGCCATGCTGCTGCCTGCGGACGAGACGGAAAGCCAGCGCCTGATCGGCCAGCTGGCCATTCCTCTCAGTGACCGCAACGATCTGCAGCAGCTGCATGCCGGACTGGTACGGCTTGCCGACAGCGACCGGCTGGCACTGGCAGAAATTGCCCTGCCGACCCTGCGCGACAGTACCCCCAATCTGCGCCAGCATTTGCTCACGCAGGTGCATACGCTGGTGATGGCCGATGGCAAAGTCAGCCTGTTTGAATGGGCGCTGACGCTGATGGTTCAGCATCAGGTCGATCAGCTCGACAAGCGCCGCACCATCAGCAGCGGCCACCGGCAGATCAGCCAGACCCGCAACGACATTCACACCCTGCTGGCCACACTCTGCCACTTCTCCGCCATGCACAGCGATGATCAGCAGGCAGCCTACAACCAGGCACTACAGCTGATGCGCCTGCCACCGCAGCCGCTCCCCGCCCGGGCCAGTCTGGAACAATTGCAGGGCGCCATCCGCCACTGTGGCCGTCTGCTGCCACTGGCCAAGCAAAAGCTGCTGCAGGCCTGCTGCCAGTGCATCGAGTTCGATGGCCGGGTCAACCAGCAGGAAGCTCAGGCACTGCGCATCATTGCCCTGCTGTGCGGCTGTCCGATCCCGCCGCTGATCTACGACGCCGTGGATCAGCAGGATATTCGTTACCAGCCACCCGCCTGA